Proteins encoded together in one Microbacterium sp. zg-Y625 window:
- a CDS encoding DUF1295 domain-containing protein: MDPLLLVLLLAAVTSAACWILSLITKDTSWVDRIWSIVPIAYAWIFAVAAFTDGADATRSVLMAALVTAWGARLTFNFARKGGYSGMEDYRWAILRKRMTPMQFQLFNLLFIVLYQNALLVLISLPALVAWQHPTPLTGWDIALAALFVAFLVGETVADQEQWDFHQAKKRAGGTLEPGFATTGLFRLSRHPNFFFEQAQWWVFYLIGAVAAVSAGLGVWGGLLNPTIVGPVLLTVLFIGSTIFTESITASKYPAYADYQRRTSMLVPLPPRRAAATTHA; this comes from the coding sequence ATGGACCCCCTTCTGCTCGTCCTGCTGCTGGCGGCCGTCACCTCGGCGGCGTGCTGGATCCTGTCCCTCATCACGAAGGACACCTCGTGGGTCGACCGGATCTGGTCGATCGTCCCGATCGCCTACGCCTGGATCTTCGCGGTCGCCGCGTTCACCGATGGCGCCGACGCCACCCGATCGGTGCTGATGGCAGCGCTCGTCACCGCGTGGGGCGCGCGGCTGACCTTCAACTTCGCCCGCAAGGGCGGCTACTCGGGCATGGAGGACTACCGCTGGGCGATCCTGCGAAAGCGCATGACGCCGATGCAGTTCCAGCTCTTCAACCTCTTGTTCATCGTGCTCTACCAGAACGCCCTCCTCGTACTCATCTCACTGCCCGCGCTCGTGGCCTGGCAGCACCCGACACCGCTCACCGGCTGGGACATCGCCCTGGCCGCGCTGTTCGTGGCGTTCCTCGTCGGCGAGACCGTCGCCGACCAGGAGCAGTGGGACTTCCACCAGGCCAAGAAGCGCGCCGGCGGCACGCTGGAGCCCGGGTTCGCCACCACCGGGCTCTTCCGGCTCAGCCGGCACCCGAACTTCTTCTTCGAGCAGGCGCAGTGGTGGGTCTTCTACCTCATCGGCGCGGTCGCCGCCGTCTCGGCGGGCCTGGGCGTCTGGGGAGGCCTGCTCAACCCCACGATCGTCGGCCCCGTGCTGCTGACGGTGCTGTTCATCGGCTCGACGATCTTCACCGAGTCGATCACCGCCTCGAAGTACCCGGCCTACGCCGACTATCAGCGGCGCACATCGATGCTCGTGCCGCTGCCGCCGCGACGGGCGGCAGCGACGACCCATGCCTGA